In one window of Hyla sarda isolate aHylSar1 chromosome 1, aHylSar1.hap1, whole genome shotgun sequence DNA:
- the FSTL3 gene encoding follistatin-related protein 3 isoform X1 — MEQKKNVKKKKIFEKDAHQYQKVSSLFKIVATKNDLPPASPHEDSGASCSTAMHSTVQSTVQSDIDIDTDAGEDIFHRIGAPVELEMDEHEESLTKEDIPEIVGIKEGMSDTVDDEMWFFRPKSENVASFLLFHPCQPVVLSFKLKKLSRRRDGKKRHWLTYSHGHGAFFCMVCLAFSKKTDGSAFIDGCIDEKHLYQRIEEHERSNLHNNSSESCLMRSKNMDISSHFPEKQTIARKEEVKRKRAILKRIIETIKLIGKRGLSYRATAEAASFS, encoded by the coding sequence ATGGAGCAGAAaaagaatgtgaaaaaaaaaaaaatttttgaaaaagatgcaCACCAGTATCAAAAAGTCAGTAGCTTGTTTAAGATAGTGGCAACAAAGAATGACTTACCACCTGCATCTCCACATGAAGACAGTGGTGCTAGCTGTAGCACAGCAATGCATAGCACTGTGCAAAGCACGGTACAGtcggatatagatatagatacagATGCAGGTGAAGATATTTTCCACCGTATTGGAGCTCCTGTTGAGCTAGAAATGGATGAACATGAAGAATCATTAACAAAAGAAGATATTCCAGAAATAGTTGGCATTAAGGAGGGTATGTCTGACACAGTTGATGATGAAATGTGGTTTTTCAGACCAAAATCTGAAAATGTAGCTTCCTTCTTATTGTTTCACCCATgccaaccagttgtcctttcttttaaattaaaaaagttatctcgGAGGCGGGATGGAAAGAAGCGTCACTGGTTGACATATTCACATGGACATGGTGCATTTTTCTGCATGGTGTGTCTAGCTTTCAGTAAAAAGACAGATGGCAGTGCTTTTATTGATGGTTGCATTGATGAAAAGCACTTGTACCAGAGAATTGAAGAGCACGAAAGAAGCAACCTCCACAATAATAGCTCTGAATCCTGTTTGATGAGGTCAAAGAATATGGACATATCTAGTCATTTCCCTGAGAAACAAACAATAGCCAGAAAAGAGGAAGTGAAGAGAAAGCGTGCCATTCTAAAGAGGATAATAGAAACCATCAAGTTGATTGGAAAAAGAGGCCTAAGCTATCGGGCAACAGCTGAAGCAGCATCCTTTTCTTGA